In Labrus mixtus chromosome 11, fLabMix1.1, whole genome shotgun sequence, a single window of DNA contains:
- the trmt11 gene encoding tRNA (guanine(10)-N2)-methyltransferase homolog, with translation MRIKMATTLNRSCNQYLIHLAQDNLDFRLPEIKALLALRGKPFHPRTNFTEKSPFWCLDGLCEEDVRGIMARSVCAKSAFELWGHGQTHSELKTSLLNYPLESMLPFMHKDSTYKINVYTFNKTLEFADRIKRIDALDYLPFEGAVSLKSPEHIFCLLEDYGTDPNNIPEHPNYIYFGRWIADGQRELIRSHSVKNRHFIGNTSMDAGLSFIMANHAKVKENDLVFDPFVGTGSLLVACSQFGAYVCGTDIDFNTIHGKGRSSRKSQKWRGPDENIRANLRQYGTEKMYVDVMVSDASKPVWREAALFDAIITDPPYGIRESTRRTGSHKDISKPHDGIYVDSHVPVSQAYHLSDIFTDLLHSSALHLVMGGRLVYWLPVYRPEYCEEMVPLHPCLRVISNCEQTLSSHTARRLITMEKIKEPEELDSLAHLEDLHLSPYQGHNAFREKYFSGLNKRCGKEEDRPHVNGQ, from the exons ATGCGCATCAAAATGGCGACCACCCTGAATCGATCATGCAACCAATATCTGATACATCTTGCCCAAGATAATTTGGACTTCAGGTTACCG gaAATTAAGGCTTTGCTGGCTCTCAGAGGAAAACCCTTCCATCCCagaacaaacttcacagaaaag TCTCCTTTCTggtgtctggatggtttgtgtGAGGAGGATGTACGTGGCATCATGGCCAGATCGGTTTGTGCAAA GTCTGCTTTTGAACTCTGGGGTCATGGACAAACGCACAGTGAGCTCAAAACATCTCTCTTGAACTACCCATTGGAGAGCATG TTACCGTTCATGCACAAAGACTCAACTTACAAAATCAATGTCTACACTTTCAACAAGACTTTGGAGTTTGCGGACAGAATCAAAAGGATCGAT GCTTTGGACTATCTCCCGTTTGAGGGCGCAGTGAGTCTGAAAAGCCCTGAACACATCTTCTGTTTATTGGAAGACTACGGCACAGACCCCAACAACATCCCTGAGCATCCAAACTACATCTATTTTGGCCGATGG ATTGCAGATGGACAGCGTGAACTGATTCGCTCTCACAGTGTAAAAAACAGGCATTTCATAGGAAACACCAGTATGGATGCTGGACTCTCGTTCATTATGGCTAACCATGCTAAAGTTAAAGAGAACGACCTGGTATTCGACCCGTTTGTTGGCACAG GGAGCCTGTTGGTAGCTTGCTCTCAGTTTGGAGCTTATGTTTGTGGAACAGATATCGATTTCAACACCATTCATGGAAAAG gTAGGTCGAGTCGTAAAAGCCAGAAGTGGCGAGGACCCGATGAGAACATTCGAGCTAACCTGCGGCAGTACGGAACAGAGAAGATGTATGTCGATGTTATGGTGTCTGACGCCTCCAAGCCCGTGTGGAGGGAGGCTGCTCTGTTTGACGCCATCATCACTGATC CTCCGTATGGTATCCGCGAGTCTACAAGGAGAACTGGCTCTCATAAAGACATCAGTAAACCACACGATGGCAT CTACGTTGACTCTCACGTCCCTGTGTCACAGGCGTAccacctgagtgacatcttcaCGGATCTCTTACATTCCTCTGCCCTCCACCTGGTCATGGGCGGGAGGCTAGTCTACTGGCTGCCTGTCTACAGACCAGA GTACTGTGAGGAGATGGTTCCTCTTCATCCATGTCTCCGGGTCATCAGTAACTGTGAGCAGACTCTTTCCAGCCACACAGCGCGACGCCTCATCACCATGGAGAAGATCAAGGAGCCAGAG
- the si:dkey-29b11.3 gene encoding actin-binding Rho-activating protein-like, with the protein METNSQSSDVLETDDDVPAPAQVRDDTSASIVSVKGLKENWQKWSHEHQEYQKHNPFSNNSKPSVVVPQRGQDDYGKPLQGSMTEQRGKDAHTRIYREVQELCEVIRNIGEHRDGDLDGKVIAVEFGKLFEHYVTISNKLVGILLRARKQGLVDFEGEMLWQGKDEHTVITLLQ; encoded by the coding sequence ATGGAGACAAACAGCCAGAGCTCTGATGTCCTGGAAACTGATGATGATGTCCCGGCTCCTGCACAAGTAAGAGATGACACTTCAGCATCTATCGTCTCTGTGAAAGGCCTGAAGGAGAACTGGCAGAAGTGGTCCCATGAGCACCAGGAGTACCAGAAGCACAACCCCTTCAGTAACAACTCCAAGCCCAGTGTGGTGGTCCCTCAAAGAGGTCAGGACGACTATGGGAAGCCCCTGCAGGGATCCATGACAGAGCAGCGGGGAAAGGATGCTCACACACGCATTTACAGAGAAGTTCAGGAGCTGTGCGAGGTTATAAGGAACATCGGAGAGCACAGAGACGGAGATCTGGATGGGAAAGTGATCGCTGTTGAATTTGGGAAACTGTTTGAGCATTATGTGACCATCTCTAATAAACTGGTTGGGATTCTTCTACGAGCAAGGAAACAAGGGTTGGTTGACTTTGAGGGGGAGATGCTGTGGCAGGGGAAGGATGAGCACACAGTTATAACTCTGTTGCAGTGA
- the hint3 gene encoding histidine triad nucleotide-binding protein 3, producing the protein MAGVEANVTQPAQVEISKTGSVPTEGYEKKCIFCRIVNNELGTELLHCDEEISCFRDIKPGAPHHYLVVPSKHVGNCKSLSKEHVPLVKRMVETGKEILQKNNVTDLSDVRFGFHWPPFCSVTHLHLHVLAPASQMGFMSRLFYRLNSYWFITAEQLIELLNSKGESN; encoded by the exons ATGGCCGGCGTCGAGGCTAACGTTACACAACCTGCCCAGGTTGAAATCTCCAAAACGGGCAGTGTGCCAACCGAAGGCTATgagaagaaatgtattttctgcagGATTGTAAACAATGAACTGGGAACAGAGCTTCTTCACTGT GATGAGGAAATCTCATGTTTCAGAGACATCAAACCTGGAGCCCCTCACCATTACTTGGTCGTCCCATCCAAGCATGTTGGAAACTGTAAATCTCTCAGTAAAGAACATGTGCCTTTGG TAAAGCGGATGGTGGAGACAGGGAAAGAGATCCTCCAGAAAAACAACGTAACAGACCTCAGCGATGTCAG gttTGGTTTTCATTGGCCCCCATTTTGTTCTGTCACACACCTACACCTCCACGTCCTGGCACCTGCCAGTCAAATGGGCTTCATGTCCCGCCTCTTCTACAGGCTCAACTCCTATTGGTTTATCACG GCAGAGCAGCTAATTGAGCTCCTCAACTCTAAAGGAGAGAGCAACTGA
- the LOC132984300 gene encoding nuclear receptor coactivator 7 isoform X1, whose translation MGVAYSVGEVDHLYTFFVQWSPAIYKKGGKKQPKPRYLIREKHQNRYLVVEKEKVAVINKLLSNPANSTANNWEIVKVQEAKRRLSLCSSDDSEAEEPEYQEEDEDILPVLGDHSQLLDDHQLKRLAAQMPARTQGYPWQLVYSTAIHGSSLKTLYRNMAGLDSPVLLVIKDMQQKVFGAFSSDPFKVSKYSYGTGETFLFSSNPEFQAYRWSGENSYFVSGNLESLQIGGGGGGFGLWLDADLYHGSSFSCPTFHNVSLSSQEDFIVQDLEVWTVQN comes from the exons ATGGGAGTTGCATACAGCGTCGGAGA GGTTGATCACCTTTACACCTTCTTTGTGCAGTGGTCTCCTGCAATATACAAGAAGGGGGGCAAGAAGCAACCAAAGCCCCGCTATCTCATCAGGGAGAAACATCAGAACCGCTACCTGGTAGTGGAGAAGGAAAAGGTAGCTGTGATCAACAAGCTCCTCAGCAACCCTGCAAACAGCACTGCTAACAACTGGGAG ATCGTCAAAGTACAAGAAGCCAAGCGTCGACTGAGTCTGTGTAGCTCTGACGACTCTGAGGCAGAGGAGCCTGAGTACCAGGAAGAAGATGAGGACATCCTCCCTGTGCTGGGAGACCACAGCCAGCTGCTGGATGACCACCAACTGAAGAGA cttGCTGCTCAGATGCCAGCAAGGACCCAGGGGTATCCATGGCAGCTGGTCTACAGTACAGCTATCCATGGCAGCAGCCTGAAGACTCTGTACAGGAACATGGCCGGCCTGGACAGCCCTGTGTTGCTTGTCATTAAAGACATGCAACAAAAG GTGTTTGGTGCTTTTTCTTCTGATCCATTCAAAGTCAGTAAATACTCCTACGGCACAGGAGAAACCTTCCTGTTCAGCTCCAACCCTGAATTCCAG GCGTACAGGTGGAGCGGTGAGAATTCCTACTTTGTGAGTGGGAACCTGGAGTCTCTGCAGATTGGTGGCGGAGG GGGTGGATTTGGCCTGTGGCTGGATGCTGATCTGTACCATGGTTCAAGCTTCTCCTGTCCCACCTTCCACAATGTGTCTCTGTCATCGCAGGAAGACTTCATTGTACAAGACCTCGAAGTTTGGACTGTTCAGAACTGA
- the LOC132984300 gene encoding nuclear receptor coactivator 7 isoform X2: MWYCGVSLLTEKSGAMKLLPENIKVLYFASDCVEPYVQIVKVQEAKRRLSLCSSDDSEAEEPEYQEEDEDILPVLGDHSQLLDDHQLKRLAAQMPARTQGYPWQLVYSTAIHGSSLKTLYRNMAGLDSPVLLVIKDMQQKVFGAFSSDPFKVSKYSYGTGETFLFSSNPEFQAYRWSGENSYFVSGNLESLQIGGGGGGFGLWLDADLYHGSSFSCPTFHNVSLSSQEDFIVQDLEVWTVQN; this comes from the exons ATGTGGTACTGCGGAGTGTCGCTATTGACAGAGAAATCAGGAGCTATGAAGCTGCTTCCAGAAAATATCAAAGTGCTTTATTTTGCTAGTGACTGTGTGGAGCCATATGTCCAG ATCGTCAAAGTACAAGAAGCCAAGCGTCGACTGAGTCTGTGTAGCTCTGACGACTCTGAGGCAGAGGAGCCTGAGTACCAGGAAGAAGATGAGGACATCCTCCCTGTGCTGGGAGACCACAGCCAGCTGCTGGATGACCACCAACTGAAGAGA cttGCTGCTCAGATGCCAGCAAGGACCCAGGGGTATCCATGGCAGCTGGTCTACAGTACAGCTATCCATGGCAGCAGCCTGAAGACTCTGTACAGGAACATGGCCGGCCTGGACAGCCCTGTGTTGCTTGTCATTAAAGACATGCAACAAAAG GTGTTTGGTGCTTTTTCTTCTGATCCATTCAAAGTCAGTAAATACTCCTACGGCACAGGAGAAACCTTCCTGTTCAGCTCCAACCCTGAATTCCAG GCGTACAGGTGGAGCGGTGAGAATTCCTACTTTGTGAGTGGGAACCTGGAGTCTCTGCAGATTGGTGGCGGAGG GGGTGGATTTGGCCTGTGGCTGGATGCTGATCTGTACCATGGTTCAAGCTTCTCCTGTCCCACCTTCCACAATGTGTCTCTGTCATCGCAGGAAGACTTCATTGTACAAGACCTCGAAGTTTGGACTGTTCAGAACTGA